The sequence GGTAAAGAAGAAATCTGCAACAATAATTTTACCCTGCGGATCATATAAACTAACTGAATCTCCTAACTGATTCATCAATTTGATATTCTTGGTTGTATGCCAAACAGTATCACTCACCGACTTACCATCCTGAACGCTTTCAATCACGGTGTCCAACAAATAATGTCTTGGCATTACTACCGCTGTTTCACTGGCAGATTTCAATATCAGGTAGCAACTGATTGGAATTCCTAGTGCTACCAACAATCCTAAAATGGCTTTCTTTTTCATAACTGTATTAATAAAAAACCATCGCAAGGCAGCGATGGTTTAGAATTATTAAAAATTTATCGAGCAAAGAGCAAATTAATGAGTTGCTTTTTTCTCGTCTTTTGATTCTTCGTGCTTTTCACTTGCCCCTTCATGCTTTCCAGCTGCACCGTGCTCTTTCTTTTCTACCTTAATAGTACTTTGCTCCTTAAAGTATGGGTCATAGGTATTGCGAAGGTTTTTGAAAGAATTACCATCATATAAGAAGGCAATAATGAACCAGATAAACAATGCCAACGGAACTACTATCGTCATTATAAGGTTCTTTACCTCATGCTTTAAGTGCATGAAGTAAGCAACAATATAGAAGGCCTTCGCCATCATTAAAATCACAATGGCACCTTTAAGTGCTAATCTTACCCCCACACTGCTTAGAGGAATATCAATCATCAAGAATCCAATAATCAATTCTATTATCGTTAAAACCGTAAGAATTACCGTTACTCGGATAATTTCTTTTGTACCCCCTCCTGCGTGTTCGTGATGTTCAGCTGTATGTGACATAATTGTAAATTATCTTTAGTGAATGAATTAAATCAAATAGAAACAAGTAAATACGAATACCCAAACTAAGTCTACAAAGTGCCAGTACAAACCAGCTTTCTCAATCATTAAATAATGACCTCTTTCTTCAAACTTATTGGTAACGGCCATGATCAACATGATAATATTGATAATCACACCAGAGAATACGTGGAATCCGTGGAATCCGGTAATAGTAAAGAAGTAGTTGGTGAAATTGGTTGAAGACGCAGTACCATCGTGATTTAAGAATGGATTGCTACCCCACCATGCACCTTCGTGGTGTAAATGGTTCCATTCCCATGCCTGACAAGACAAGAATGCAATACCTCCAATAATGGTCCAGATAAGGTTTTTTACAACCCCTTTCTTATCCATATTGTGTCCGGCTTGCACTGCCAATACCATGGTTACAGAGCTGATGATCAGGATAAACGTCATAATACTTACAAACA is a genomic window of Sediminibacterium sp. TEGAF015 containing:
- a CDS encoding cytochrome C oxidase subunit IV family protein, coding for MSHTAEHHEHAGGGTKEIIRVTVILTVLTIIELIIGFLMIDIPLSSVGVRLALKGAIVILMMAKAFYIVAYFMHLKHEVKNLIMTIVVPLALFIWFIIAFLYDGNSFKNLRNTYDPYFKEQSTIKVEKKEHGAAGKHEGASEKHEESKDEKKATH
- a CDS encoding cytochrome c oxidase subunit 3; this translates as MATTATAPTTKSWGGGKSPFNVEYGKVMMWYFLMSDAFTFGAFLISYGTIRFSTNGWPDPNEVFKSFPFAPEGMNAPLVFVSIMTFILIISSVTMVLAVQAGHNMDKKGVVKNLIWTIIGGIAFLSCQAWEWNHLHHEGAWWGSNPFLNHDGTASSTNFTNYFFTITGFHGFHVFSGVIINIIMLIMAVTNKFEERGHYLMIEKAGLYWHFVDLVWVFVFTCFYLI